One stretch of Streptomyces sp. MMBL 11-1 DNA includes these proteins:
- a CDS encoding TlpA family protein disulfide reductase, whose translation MPEMAGERVDGDGRFSLKGLRGKVVVVNAWASWCGPCRAEAPGLSRVHEELRGDGLRVVGINADVSVGEARAFEQDAELLYPSLHDPQGRQLLRLPKGVVNTAGYPFTIIVDPEGRIAATRIGAIGEAELKRLVMPMLPT comes from the coding sequence ATGCCGGAGATGGCGGGGGAGCGCGTCGATGGCGATGGCCGGTTCAGCCTGAAGGGGCTGCGGGGCAAGGTCGTCGTGGTCAACGCGTGGGCGTCGTGGTGTGGTCCGTGCCGTGCGGAGGCGCCGGGGCTCTCCCGGGTGCACGAGGAACTGCGGGGTGACGGTCTGCGGGTGGTGGGGATCAACGCGGACGTGTCGGTCGGCGAGGCACGCGCCTTCGAGCAGGACGCGGAGCTCCTGTATCCGAGCTTGCACGACCCGCAGGGCCGACAGCTCCTTCGGCTTCCGAAGGGCGTGGTGAACACCGCCGGATATCCCTTCACGATCATCGTCGACCCGGAGGGGCGGATCGCCGCGACACGGATCGGAGCGATCGGTGAGGCGGAGCTGAAGCGGTTGGTCATGCCCATGCTGCCGACCTGA
- a CDS encoding Rv3654c family TadE-like protein has protein sequence MDRIGPRGARRIAVQRAGPGADRGVATVWVAVTATGLCTVFAVVLALGQAVASRHRAGGAADLAALAAADRALEGVAVACETARRVALAQGAVLVRCVVRGEIADVTARSGFGPYLPAVRARAGPPADPGVGSPVDSGAGPSGSPWAGPRATG, from the coding sequence ATGGATCGGATCGGACCCCGGGGCGCACGCCGGATCGCTGTCCAGCGTGCGGGTCCCGGCGCGGATCGAGGTGTGGCGACGGTGTGGGTGGCCGTCACCGCGACCGGTCTCTGCACCGTGTTCGCCGTGGTGCTCGCGCTGGGACAGGCTGTGGCCTCCCGTCACCGGGCGGGCGGGGCCGCGGATCTGGCGGCCCTCGCGGCTGCGGACCGGGCGTTGGAAGGGGTGGCGGTCGCGTGTGAGACGGCCCGGCGGGTGGCCCTGGCACAGGGGGCCGTGCTCGTTCGCTGCGTGGTGCGGGGGGAGATCGCCGATGTGACCGCCCGCTCGGGGTTCGGGCCCTACCTACCTGCCGTCAGGGCACGGGCCGGGCCTCCCGCCGACCCTGGCGTCGGATCGCCGGTCGATTCCGGGGCGGGTCCTTCGGGTAGTCCCTGGGCCGGACCACGGGCCACCGGCTGA
- a CDS encoding DEAD/DEAH box helicase has protein sequence MAFNHLPAAMHDALGPLSVTPVTHSVPMAKNHRPGRPPESGGMRPSPAMILDRLAAGAGRAARITHTEHLPPRSGTHAIWPDRIRPEVISAIEKAGIAHPWAHQAVASEHALDGESVVIATGTASGKSLAYLAPVLSTLLDGSEAPNGRGATALYLAPTKALAADQRRSVKALAAPLGNAIRPAVYDGDTPVEEREWVRQYANYVLTNPDMLHRGILPSHPRWASFLRALRFVVIDECHTYRGVFGSHVAQILRRLRRLCARYGADPVFLLASATAADPAVAAGRLTGLPVREVSDDASPRGKLVFALWEPPLTDLHGEKGAPVRRTATAETADLLTDLTLQGVRSVAFVRSRRGAELISVIAKERLAEVDPSLPKRVAAYRGGYLPEERRALERALHSGELLGLAATTALELGIDVSGLGAVVISGYPGTRASLWQQAGRAGRSGQGALAVLVARDDPLDTYLVHHPEALFQQPVESTVLDPDNPYVLAPHLCAAAAELPLTESDIALFGPAVPELLPQLEAAKLLRRRASGWHWTRRERAADLADIRGGGGRPVQIVEEGTGRLLGTVDAAAAHTTVHEGAVHLHQGRTHLVRKLDLEDSVALVEQAEPPYSTVARDTTAITVLETDTKIPWGQGRLCYGSVEVTNQVVSFLRRKLITGEVLGETKLDLPPRTLRTRAVWWTVTEDQLDAARVNPEILGGALHAAEHASIGLLPLFATCDRWDIGGVSVPLHPDTLLPTVFVYDGHPGGAGFAERAFRTARTWLTATREAIASCECEAGCPSCIQSPKCGNGNEPLHKRGAVRLLTELLKAAPPEPDESTTPDAPTTPKG, from the coding sequence ATGGCATTCAATCACTTACCAGCAGCCATGCACGACGCCTTGGGACCATTGTCCGTCACGCCAGTGACACACTCGGTGCCGATGGCCAAGAATCACCGTCCCGGACGACCACCCGAGAGTGGGGGCATGCGCCCCTCTCCCGCCATGATCCTCGACCGGCTCGCCGCAGGGGCGGGCCGGGCCGCGCGCATCACTCATACGGAGCACCTGCCCCCGCGATCGGGAACCCATGCCATCTGGCCGGATCGCATCCGGCCAGAAGTGATCTCGGCGATCGAAAAAGCCGGGATCGCCCATCCGTGGGCGCACCAGGCGGTCGCGTCCGAGCACGCGCTGGACGGCGAATCGGTCGTGATCGCCACCGGTACGGCCTCCGGGAAGTCCCTCGCGTACCTCGCGCCGGTCCTGAGCACCCTCCTGGACGGCTCCGAGGCCCCCAACGGCCGCGGGGCCACCGCCCTGTACCTCGCCCCCACCAAGGCCCTGGCAGCCGATCAGCGGCGCTCGGTGAAGGCACTCGCGGCACCACTCGGCAACGCCATCAGGCCGGCGGTCTACGACGGCGACACCCCGGTCGAGGAACGCGAATGGGTGCGGCAGTACGCCAACTACGTCCTGACCAACCCCGACATGCTGCACCGCGGGATCCTGCCGTCCCACCCCCGCTGGGCGTCCTTCCTGCGTGCCCTGCGGTTCGTCGTGATCGACGAGTGCCACACCTACCGGGGCGTCTTCGGCTCCCACGTCGCCCAGATCCTGCGCCGTCTACGTCGCCTGTGCGCCCGGTACGGGGCCGACCCGGTCTTCCTGCTGGCCTCGGCCACAGCGGCCGATCCCGCGGTCGCAGCCGGGCGTCTGACGGGCCTGCCGGTCCGGGAGGTGTCCGACGACGCCTCCCCGCGCGGCAAGCTGGTCTTCGCCCTGTGGGAGCCCCCGCTGACCGACCTGCACGGCGAGAAGGGCGCACCCGTCCGCCGGACCGCGACGGCCGAGACCGCCGACCTGCTCACCGACCTGACCCTCCAGGGCGTCCGCTCGGTCGCCTTCGTACGCTCCCGGCGTGGCGCGGAACTGATCTCGGTGATCGCCAAGGAACGCCTCGCGGAGGTCGACCCCTCGCTGCCGAAGCGGGTCGCCGCCTATCGCGGGGGTTACCTCCCCGAGGAACGCCGGGCCCTGGAGCGGGCGCTGCACTCCGGCGAACTGCTCGGTCTCGCGGCCACCACCGCCCTGGAGCTGGGCATCGACGTCTCCGGTCTCGGCGCGGTCGTCATCTCCGGCTACCCGGGCACACGGGCGTCCCTCTGGCAGCAGGCGGGCCGCGCCGGCCGCTCGGGGCAGGGCGCCCTGGCAGTTCTCGTGGCCCGGGACGACCCGCTGGACACCTATCTGGTCCACCACCCCGAGGCGCTCTTCCAGCAGCCCGTCGAGTCGACGGTGCTGGATCCGGACAACCCCTATGTCCTCGCTCCCCACCTCTGCGCCGCGGCCGCCGAGCTCCCCCTCACCGAGTCCGACATCGCCCTCTTCGGCCCGGCCGTGCCCGAGCTGCTGCCCCAACTGGAGGCCGCGAAGCTGCTGCGCAGACGGGCGTCGGGCTGGCACTGGACCCGGCGCGAACGGGCCGCCGACCTGGCCGACATCCGGGGCGGGGGCGGCCGTCCCGTCCAGATCGTCGAGGAGGGCACCGGCCGCCTGCTGGGCACCGTCGACGCGGCCGCCGCCCACACGACCGTCCACGAGGGGGCCGTCCATCTGCACCAGGGCCGCACCCACCTGGTCCGAAAGCTGGACCTGGAGGACTCCGTGGCCCTGGTCGAGCAGGCCGAACCGCCGTACTCGACAGTCGCCCGCGACACCACGGCCATCACGGTCCTGGAGACCGACACCAAGATTCCCTGGGGCCAGGGGCGGCTCTGCTACGGCTCCGTCGAGGTCACCAACCAGGTCGTCTCCTTCCTCCGCCGCAAACTGATCACCGGCGAGGTCCTGGGCGAGACCAAGCTCGATCTGCCGCCCCGCACCCTGCGCACCCGCGCCGTCTGGTGGACGGTCACCGAGGACCAGCTCGACGCGGCGCGCGTCAACCCGGAGATCCTCGGCGGCGCGCTTCATGCCGCCGAACACGCGTCGATCGGACTCCTCCCTCTCTTCGCCACCTGCGACCGCTGGGACATCGGCGGCGTGTCCGTACCGCTGCACCCCGACACCCTGCTGCCGACGGTCTTCGTGTACGACGGCCACCCGGGAGGAGCCGGATTCGCCGAGCGGGCCTTCCGCACCGCCCGTACGTGGCTGACGGCGACCCGGGAGGCCATCGCGTCCTGCGAGTGCGAGGCGGGCTGCCCCTCCTGCATCCAGTCCCCCAAGTGCGGCAACGGCAACGAGCCCCTGCACAAACGCGGAGCCGTACGCCTGCTCACCGAACTCCTCAAAGCCGCACCCCCGGAGCCGGACGAGTCGACCACGCCGGACGCACCGACCACGCCGAAGGGTTGA
- a CDS encoding STAS domain-containing protein, with product MDLSLSTRNVSGPGGDRTVVEVGGEIDVYTAPKLREQLVELVNDGSYHLVVDMEGVDFLDSTGLGVLVGGLKRVRAHEGSLRLVCNQERILKIFRITGLTKVFPIHTTVDEAVAATD from the coding sequence GTGGACCTGTCCCTGTCGACTCGCAATGTGTCCGGCCCTGGTGGCGACCGTACGGTCGTCGAGGTCGGTGGCGAGATTGATGTGTATACCGCGCCCAAGCTGCGCGAGCAGTTGGTCGAGTTGGTGAATGACGGCAGCTATCACTTGGTTGTCGACATGGAAGGCGTCGACTTTCTCGACTCCACCGGCCTCGGCGTGCTCGTGGGTGGCTTGAAGCGTGTGCGGGCCCATGAGGGCTCGTTGCGCCTGGTCTGCAACCAGGAGCGCATTCTCAAGATCTTCCGGATCACAGGTCTGACCAAGGTGTTCCCGATTCACACCACGGTCGACGAGGCTGTCGCCGCCACCGACTGA